The genomic window TATTTGAATAATCTCTATTGCAGGCATCTAGACAACCACCAATTATGGGTCCCTAACTACTTCGCAATTCATACTTTCAGGATAATTATGTTTTCTATCCAGGTACATGTAAATCGAATAATATTTGACacattgaataattaatattatcttaatgTACATTTTAGTCACAATATTCCTACACTGTAGTGGAAGCTTTAATGACGCATCTCGATGATCATTCAAAGTCATCTCCTAAGATTCGTACTAGTATTGCAGATACTTTATCTAAGATTATATCAATAGCTGCAGGTGAAAGTGTTGGTAAGTAGATATAGAAAAGTTAAATAGATCTaggataaattttattgtttataagcttacatagataaattattaaacgtaTAACGAAAGTCAAATTCTGATGTCTTTTAATGATATATACTCTTTTGTTCTTCCTAGGACCATCTGTATTGGAGATTATAAATTCGTTATTGTCTCACCTACGAGTTAGTGTAACGAGAAACCAATCGTCAAGTAGTGATGAGCAATTATATCAAGAGGCTCTCATAAATGCTCTTGGAGAATTTGCGAATCATCTTCCGGATTACcagaaaattgaaattatgatGTTCATTATGAGTAAAGTTCCGTACAGTCAACCAGATCGTATTGTATCAGTCGGCAAAGGAGACGTATTGCTTCAGAGCATACTTTTAAAGTCGCTTTTAAAGGTAAAtcgtttattgttttattattaaaattataaatataagatatgggtttaattattttgtttatatacagGTTGGTACCAAGTACCAAACTATCCACTTGAACACGACGTTCCCACCCAGTTTCTTGGACCCATTACTGAGAATGTCACTGGCAGCAGATGCTGAAATGAGGCTTCTTGTACAGAAGATATTCCATACTTTAATTGACAGACGTCGAAATATTACGAAACTCGCTAAACCAACGTAcgtttatttcttaattaacaatttttcttaatcaatagatattttattaatacatatttttctttctttttttgtacaatttttgaaaagttttttttctcttttagcgTCAACGTAGTAGAACTCGATCTTGCTATTGAAAAAGCATCCAGACCTGATGTTATTTTCATTCGGAAGCACGGCCCTGAAATCTATTTAGCCTTGTATGAATCACTAGAACTGTCTAGTAACACAGTAGAAAACGTGGAATCTATATATACCACATTGGCGTTACTTGCCATTGAATTGGCTTCCGAGGAAACAGTATTAGAGTTACTGAGATTGGTATTGAGTCTGCAAGACTTGGCATTGACGAGTAGTCAAATTAGTCTTCCACTTAAGTTTAACTTACACGCAATAGTGATCAGCCTATTAGTCTTAATATCGTACGTTTGTAATATTACTGCTCTTATGGATTACGCGACAAAGGTAGGTAGtttgaaattgtaaatttatttatctatttattttatactaaagtTATGAcatactgttaaaaataaaatgtgcaatGAACACTAAGGTTATAGAAGAACGTCGAAACGATAGTCCGCATTTGCTACCGGATTTACAATCTCAATATGACACTGGTCTAACATCCAGGTTAGCGCCAGCTCTTTTAGTCGATCAAACTGTTGTTAGCGAATGCCTAAAAGGAGCTGGCCTTGACAGTGGAAAGTTACAGCAAGGTTCGGGTTACAGTGGCAATTCTTTACAACACAGGTAATTGCTTACTAAATATAGTAAGCGATAATCAGCTACGCACATTAAGCATTAGAAAATTAttcgttttataaaataaaataaaattttctttactagGCACTCATGGGTTGATGCTGGCAGAAATTCGCTAGCCGACATTAATTCTGGAGGTGCAGAATTGGACAGTGGAGGTTCATCACCCGGTGTACAAAAGGTATGACTTCCATTTACTTTAATTTGTACTAAATTAGTAGAAATCTATGATTATTTAATACGACTATTATcgtctattatttttcttaatctcctggattattattgtacaattttacATATCTTCTTATtcgtaatcaatatttttcagaaattaccTGGAGAAGAATTAACATTTGAAAGTATGAAAAGAATTTTGACAGAGAACAATAATAATCAAGTTGTAGAAGAAGAGAAGCGAATGCAACTCTCTCAGTTCTTTAGAAATGCACCATTCCAAGATTTAGTGTCAAAAACACAACCAAAGGTTAgttaattaacatatataatattaacaattatcacaattaatacagttttctaatcttttcttttctattcgTAGCACGATGTTTTGCAGAGTAAGTTATCAGagatatttaatacattatctGTTGATCCGCGCAACACGGTTCCGACAACCGGACCACAGACGGATACTAAACCAAGTCAAACTCCAGCTTACGAAATTCATTTTCCAGAGCTGTTTGTTTATTAAGCTGCTAATATATTGTTGCATTAATATTAACGTAGTGTGttgcattatattaaatattctaagtGTTACCAGGTATGAACAGTAgctcatatattttaaaattgacttatgtattgtacataatagagaaaatatttttgtttcttattattagatataattttttattaaggttGATAAGTTGTTCgtacttatttacttttaatgaaGCTATCAAATATCATGTAAACTACAATGGAAATGGTtaattagtataatttttataaaatcaatgattTAATAGAATTAGGCATCTATAGAGACATAAATTTCGCTTTATATGCACACATGAttcttagaaattaaaattatttaagattttataaaagtacagaattaattattttcattataggCTGATTGTGATCTGTCGATACTTCAGTGAAAgcacaaaatgaaaaaaatttcacacAAGCATCGACATAATGAGAGTTACTCTATAtgtatgaaacaaattttaacaaCAATGAAGACAAATAATCTGGATATATGTTTCGATAGTAGACCAATTGAATATGCACTGTTATGTAGTTATACCTCTTGTTGatgtaaagttaaaaattgtatatctatGTATATCTCTGTATGTAAATTCTAGATTGGAAAACAGATTTTCTCTCATGACAGAGTGATTGAAAAAGGTTGcaca from Solenopsis invicta isolate M01_SB chromosome 2, UNIL_Sinv_3.0, whole genome shotgun sequence includes these protein-coding regions:
- the LOC105199118 gene encoding protein EFR3 homolog cmp44E, which produces MFGCCWCCAALRPRYKRLVDNIFPVNPQDGLIKNNMEKLTFYSLSSPEKLDRIGEYLFQRASRDIYRRRNGFVVIAMEAMDQLLVACHAQTLNLFVESFLKMVQKLLESTDPQLQILATQSFVRFANIEEDTPSYHTRYDFFVSKYSAMCHSSNDDPTTRKQIRLAGIQGLQGVVRKTLSDDLVENIWEPVHMDKIVPSLLYNMQNSRYADKEDATPDSPTEERSDPPQFAETCMRELIGRASFGHIRCVIRPVLRHLDNHQLWVPNYFAIHTFRIIMFSIQSQYSYTVVEALMTHLDDHSKSSPKIRTSIADTLSKIISIAAGESVGPSVLEIINSLLSHLRVSVTRNQSSSSDEQLYQEALINALGEFANHLPDYQKIEIMMFIMSKVPYSQPDRIVSVGKGDVLLQSILLKSLLKVGTKYQTIHLNTTFPPSFLDPLLRMSLAADAEMRLLVQKIFHTLIDRRRNITKLAKPTVNVVELDLAIEKASRPDVIFIRKHGPEIYLALYESLELSSNTVENVESIYTTLALLAIELASEETVLELLRLVLSLQDLALTSSQISLPLKFNLHAIVISLLVLISYVCNITALMDYATKVIEERRNDSPHLLPDLQSQYDTGLTSRLAPALLVDQTVVSECLKGAGLDSGKLQQGSGYSGNSLQHRHSWVDAGRNSLADINSGGAELDSGGSSPGVQKKLPGEELTFESMKRILTENNNNQVVEEEKRMQLSQFFRNAPFQDLVSKTQPKHDVLQSKLSEIFNTLSVDPRNTVPTTGPQTDTKPSQTPAYEIHFPELFVY